The genomic region TTCAATCAAGCCACTAAAAATAAAAAATTCAATTCCATTCTGGCTTGTTCTAGTATAGAAGCGTTGAAAAAATACTACCAAGCCTTTAAAGAAGAAAAACACGACCTTAAAATCGCTGCCATTTTCAGTTATAGCGCTAATGAAGAAATTGAAGCGTTAGAAGATGAAAACAATGAAAGCGCTAGTGGGCTAGACGAAAGCTTAAGGGATTTTTTAGAGAGTGCGATTGCGGATTATAACGGGATGTTTAAAACTTCTTTTGACACTTCGGATCAAAAATTCCAAAGCTATTATAAGGATCTTTCTCAAAAAATGAAGGATCGTGAAATCGATCTTTTAATGGTGGCAAACATGTTCCTTACCGGGTTTGACGCTACAAGGCTCAACACCCTTTGGGTGGATAAAAATTTGAAATACCATGGGCTAATTCAGGCTTTTTCACGCACCAACCGCATTTTAGACAGCGTTAAAACGCATGGGAATATCGTGTGTTTTAGGGATTTAGAGCAGGATTTGAATGACGCTCTCATGCTTTTTGGCAATAAGGACGCTCAATCTATTGCGCTATTAAGGAAATACGAAGATTATTTGAAAGGCTATGCGGATAATCATAAAGAATACGAGGGCTATGAGGGTTTGATTGGAAGGCTTTTAAGCGAATTTCCCTTAAAAGAGCCCATCATTTCAGAAAGCCAGAAAAAGGATTTCATTAAGCTTTTTGGCAAGATTTTGAAATTGGAAAATATTTTAAACAGCTTTGAAAATTTCAACAAAGACGATTACATCAATCCCAGGGATTTTCAAGACTATCAAAGCAAATACCTTGATTTTTACGATGCAATGAGGTCAGAAAAAGGGAGGGATAAAGAAGAGATTAATGATGATTTGATTTTTGAAATTGAACTCATCAAGCAAGTGGAAGTCAATATTGACTATATTTTGAATTTGATTGAAGAGTTTGCTAAAGAGGATGTTCTAGAAATTCAAGGCGTTAAAACCAAAATAGAGCCGATCCTTAACTCCAGCATAGAGTTAAGGAATAAAAAAGATTTGATCATGGATTTCATTGACAAATACAACAAAGACCAAGAAGTCCATGCGTATTTTCAAGATTATATCCACCAAAAAAGAGAAGAGGAATTCCAAAATATCATAGAAGAAAACCGCTTGAATGAAGAAAAAGCCTATTCGTTCATGCAGCATGCCTTTAGTGGGGGTGAAATCAATTTCAGCGGGACAAAATTCCCTGAAATCATTGAAGAAAAACCCTCCAGGTTTGACAAAAATTCGCGCTATCAAGAGGTGAAAGAAAAAGTCGCTGCAAGCCTTTCTCGTTTTTTCCACCGCTTTTGTGATCTCACTAGCGCTATATTTAAGAAAAATGGGGTTAAGAAAAATGGGGTTAAGAAAAATGGGGTTAAGAAAAATGGGGTTAAGAAAAATGGGGTTAATGAAAAATAGTTCATGAACGCTTTTGTATTAAAGCTCAAAGACAGCGCCGTTTAATGGATTTTTTGTAAAATAAAAGAAATTTTAAGGAGGCTTGTGGTGTTAAAGGAATTACGCCAAAAACGCCCTTTAGTGCATAATATCACTAATTATGTGGCGGCGCAATTTGTGGCTAATGGTTTGTTAGCCTTAGGGGCATCGCCTTTGATGAGCGATGCGATTGCTGAAATGCCCGATTTAGCAAAAATTTCTGACGCGCTCGCTATCAATATTGGCACCCTTAATGATCGCACCATTTTATGTGCTAAAGAGGCTATCAAACGTTACAAGGCTCTGAATAAACCCATCGTGTTAGATCCTGTGGGGTGTTCAGCGAGCGCTTTGCGCTATGACACAAGTTTAGAGCTTTTAGAAAGCGAAGGGGTTAGCGCGCTTAGGGGCAATGCTGCCGAATTAGGCTCTTTAGTGGGTATTTCTTGCGAAAGTAAGGGGTTAGACTCTCATGATGCCAACACGCCTGTAGAAATAATCAAACGAGCGGCTCAAAAATATTCTGTGATAGCCGTAATGACGGGTAAAACAGATTACGTGAGCGATGGGAAAAAAGTTTTGAGTATTACTGGGGGGAGCGAATATTTAGCGCTTATTACTGGGGCTGGGTGTTTGCATAGTGCAGCATGTGCGAGCTTTTTAGGTTTGAAAAAAGACCCCCTAGATTCTATGGCGCAACTTTGTGCTTTCTATAAACAAGCCGCTTTTAATGCGCAAAAAAAAGTGTTGGAAAATAACGGCTCCAATGGTTCGTTCTTGTTTTATTTTTTAGACGCTCTAAGCTTGCCCATAAAGTTAGAAAATAGCCTTATTAAGGAAGTATTGTGAAAGTTTATCCGCAAGTTTTAAGTATTGCTGGCAGCGATAGCGGTGGGGGCGCTGGGATACAGGCCGATTTGAAAGCGTTTCAAACTTTGGGCGTGTTTGGGACAAGCGTGATCACTTGCATCACCGCGCAAAACACACAGGGCGTGCATGGGGTTTATCCGTTGAGCGTTGAGAGCGTGGAAGCGCAAATCTTAGCCATTAGAGATGATTTTTCTATCAAGGCGTTCAAAATGGGGGCGTTATGCAATAATCAAATCATTGAATGCGTGGCAGACGCTTTAGAAACTTGTGATTTTGGGTTGTGCGTTTTAGATCCGGTCATGGTGGCAAAGAATGGGGCCTTGCTTTTAGAAGAAGAGGCGATTTTAAGCTTAAAAAAACGCCTTTTACCTAAAACCAATTTACTAACCCCTAACCTCCCTGAAGTTTATGCGCTCACAGGCGTTCAAGTGCGAGACGATAAAAGCGCTTCAAAAGCGATGGGTATTTTAAGGGATTTAGGCGTTAAAAACGCTGTGATTAAAGGGGGGCATACAGAGCGTTTTCAAGGGGAATTTAGCAACGACTGGGTGTTTTTAGAAGATATTGAATTTATCCTAAACGCCAAGCGCTTTAACACGAAAAACACGCATGGCACGGGTTGTGTTCTGTCTAGCTTGATTGTGGGCTTACTCGCTCAAGGGTTGGATTTAAAAAACGCTATCACAAAGGCTAAAGAGCTTTTAACTATCATCATTCAAAACCCCTTAAACATTGGGCATGGGCATGGGCCTTTGAATTTGTGGAGCGTTAAAAAGCTTGTTTGATGCGAATTGTTTGAAACTCATGTTTGTGGCTGGTTCGCAAGACTTCTACCACATAAAGGGCGGCAAAAACGATAGGATAAACGCGCTTTTAGACACTTTAGAATTAGCTTTACAATCTCAAATCACAGCGTTTCAATTCCGCCAAAAAGGCGATTTAGCCTTACAAGATCCTACTCAAATCAAACGATTAGCCCTAGAGTGTCAAAAATTATGCCAAAAATACGGCGCGCCTTTTATTATTAATGATGAGGTGCGACTCGCGCTAGAATTAAAGGCTGATGGCGTGCATGTGGGGCAAGAAGACATGGCTATAGAAGAGGTAATAACTTTATGCAAAAAGCGCCTTTTTATCGGTTTGAGCGTCAACACTTTAGAGCAAGCCCTAAAAGCGCGCCATTTAGATCATATAGCCTATTTAGGGGTAGGCCCTATTTTCCCCACACCATCTAAAAAAGACGCTAAACAAGTTGTAGGCGTAGAGCTTTTAAAAAAAATACGAGACAGCGGGGTAAAAAAACCTCTCATAGCGATTGGGGGCATCACGATGCATAACGCTTCAAAATTGCGCGAATATGGGGGTATCGCAGTCATTAGCGCAATCACGCAAGCCAAAGATAAAGCCTTAGCGGTTGGAAAACTTTTAAACAATGCGTGAGGGATTTTAAAATTTTGCATGGATTAAAGTAAAAAAAGGTATCGCTTTTTTATTGGATTTAAAAGCGCTGAAATCCATCATAAAGGCGTTTTAAAACGCTAAAAGTTTTACCCCAGCGTATCCAATAAGCGCTCTTCAAAGGCAAAAAGCATGGGGGTTTTTTCGCACACAATTTCCACAAAAGAAAAGCCTAAAAGGGTGTTTTGAGCCTCTTTTAAAACCTCTTTGGTCCTTTGGAGGGTGGTTTTTAAAAAAAGTTGTTTTTCTTTTTCTTTCAAATAAATAACGCCGCCAATTTCGCCCAAGTTAGGATACAGAGCGTAAAAATCAACGCTTTGTTTTTTGGCTTTTATCTGTAAAAAGGCTTTTTTGCGTTCGTTTTCAATTACAAAGCTTAAAACCTGCGATTGCAAGCTCAAAAGCATGTTGGCTGTATTCAAAAACTCTTGCGGATTTTTAGCATGGACTAATTTTTCGCTCAAAAGTTCTTTGTATTCTTTTAAAGGGGTATTGTCTTTGGTGCTCAATATTTCTTTGATTTGTTTCATTTCAAGGGTGGGCAAATCGTTTAATGCGTCTAAGATTTTTGGGGCAGGCACTAAATTTTTAAGCACAATATCGCCCAGCTGATTTCTTTGCATAGTCGCAAAATAGGGCTGATTGATTTTCAATTCCTGTTCGCTTCTGGTGGGGATAATTTTATTACCCACTTGCAAAAGAAAAAGATCTTTATCTTGTTTTTCTAAAACCTTTAAAAGAATGGGTAAGGCAGCGTTAAAATGGTGTGCGGCGTTTTTGGAATGAAGAGCATTAAGCTGGTTTAGGGCGTTTAGGGCTTCTAGCATTAAAGGGCGTTGTCTTTGATAAAATCAAGGATTTTAAAACTCGCTTCTAATTTATTCATAGAAGGGATTTTTTGGGTTTTTTTATGGCTAAAGAGCCACAATTCATTCTCTAATGATCCAAAAGGGCGTGAATCTTTAATGAGATTCAAAGCGGCCACAGAGCAATCCTTGCCGTTATCTTGAAAAGGTTTTAAAAGATTTTGAGCGTTTTTGATAGCGTTTTGTTGATCGTCTTCGGCTTTAAAGCCGATTTTAACGAATTGATTAGGATTGACAGAAGCCAGTAGATCCTTATTTTGAACGCATTCAATGTTTAGGGTTTCGCCCAGTTCGCTTTTTTTAAGCTTATGGTTGAAAGAAGTTTTAGGCAAATAATCGCTAATGGCGGCTAAATTGAAGAGTAGGGGTTTTAAGGCATGTTTTTGCAAGTTGTTAGCGGCGTTATTCAGGGCGTTTTCATAAGAAGCGGTGTCGCTAACGGAAACGCTTGCGATTTCTTTAGGCAAAGGAGTGGGGAAGCTTGATGCAATCAAAGTAACTTTGGCTCCCTTAAAATATAACGCTAAAGCCAAAGCGCTCGCTTGAATCCCGCTAGAAAGATTGCTAATAATTCTAACGCTGTCAATCTTTTCTATACTTGCGCCGCCCATGATTATGACTTCTCTGTTTTCAAAATAAGCGTCTTTTAGGAGCGTTTGAGCGGCTTTAAAAAGGATTTCTAAAGGCTCAGCCATCGCTCCATCGCCTTTAGTGTCGCATGCTAAAAGACCGTTTTGCGTGTCTAAAATAATGTGGTTGGAATCTTTCAAGCGTTTTAAATTACTTTGAGTGATAGGGGAATTGAGCATGTTAGTGTTCATGCTAGGGGCTAGGATTTTAGGGGAAGCGCAAGCTAAAAAAGTTGCGCTGATGGTATTATCCGCTAAAGCATGAGCGATTTTAGACAGGCTGTTAGCGCTTAAAGGGGCAAAGATGAGTAAATCAGCATTAGCAGCGCATGCGATGTGGTTATGGTGTAAGGCGTTTTGGTGGTTGTAATACCATTTTTCATTACGATCATGCAAGACTTTATGGTGGCTCAAAGCTTCAAAACTTAAGGGCTTGATGAATTTTTTTGCGCTCTCACTCATCACCACTTGGATACTAGCCCCGCTTTTAAACAACAAACGCACTAATTCTAGGGATTTATACGCCGCAATAGAGCCACTCACGAGCAATAAAACACGCTTGTTTTCTAACAATCTTAAGGGGTAAAACAAATCTTCTAAAAAATTCATAATAATTTCAATAAATCATCAGGCTCTAGCCATTGGTTATTAGTATGGCTGCTGTATTCAAAATCAGGGGCGACTTTTTGACCCTTTTCGTGGAGTTTGGTGAGCGTGTAATCTTTAGGCGTTTGGAAGCTTATGGTGGGCTGAATGATAAAAAAGTCTTCAAATTCTAGGGCTAAATGGCTTTCATCTTTAGGGATCATCACTTCATGGAGTTTTTCGCCCGGACGAATCCCTATGATTTTAGTAGGGGTATTGGGGGCTAGGGCTTTGGCGAGATCAGTTATTTTCATGCTAGGGATTTTAGGCACAAAAATTTCCCCCCCATGCATTCTTTTCAAGCTTTTAAGCACAAAAGAAACCCCCTCATCTAAGGTGATCCAAAATCGTGTCATGCGAATATCGGTGATAGGGATTTCACTCGCTTTGTTTTGGACTAATTTCTTAAAAAACGGCACCACGCTCCCACGACTCCCCACCACATTACCATAACGCACCACGCTAAATTGCGTTTGAGAAGAGCCTTTAAAATTATTCGCGCTCACAAAGAGCTTGTCGCTGCACAATTTGGTTGCACCGTAGAGGTTAATGGGGTTAGCGGCTTTATCGGTGCTTAGAGCGATGACCTGGCTCACTTCATTTTTTAAGCATGCGTTAATCACATTGCTCGCTCCCATGATATTGGTTTTAATGCATTCTAGGGGGTTGTATTCAGCGATAGGCACATGCTTGAGCGCGGCTGCATGGATACAAATATCCACGCCCTCTAAAGCGTAATTCAAGCGCTCTAAATCCCTAACATCGCCGATAAAAAAACGCATCCTGGGATCGTTAAATTCCATGGCCATTTCGCTTTGCTTTAATTCATCTCGGCTATAAACGATGATTTTTTTAGCGTTGGTGGTGTCTAAAACTTTACGCGCAAAGCGTTTGCCAAAACTCCCGGTGCCTCCGGTGATTAAAATCGTTTGGTTATCCAACATGTTTTGATGATTTGGCATGTTTTACCAGCGATAGCCTAAGGAAGCGCTAAAGATTCTCAATTGCCCAATACTTGGGGATTGATATAAACTGGAGCGGTTGCTCTTAAAAGTGAAACTCCCCGCTACGCCTAAATCAAAGCCCCTAAAATTGTATTTAGTCCCAAAAGCCACGGTATAGCCATTAGAGTCCGGAATGCCTATCGCGTCTTGGGGGCTTGGGGCTTGATCATAATCAATAGCGCCCATTAGACGAAGGCTTTTACCCATGTAAGTTACCCCTAATCTAAAGGTGTTGGTGTCCCTCCAGCCAGCCCCCATGTTCATCACGCTTTTAAAATTCGCTAGGCCTACCATTTTTTTAAGCGTTTCAGAGTCTAGTGAAGCCACCGTCCCGCTTAAGCCCTTGTAAGTGGCGTTCGCAAAATCAGGGGTTACTAAAAATTTATTCCCTTGACTCCAAAAGGTGCGCTCAAACACCCCTTCAACCCTTAGGCGATCTTTAAAAAATTGGTGGGCGTAGGCTAAGCTTAAAGTTTGGGGGAGTGAAACATTGATATTCAAGCTGCCTTTAGTCAAAACGCTCCCTAAAGAAGGGCCAAGCTCTGTGATAGCCACCAAACCGCCTTTCATGTTAAAGGTAACTGAAGAATTATACACCACAGAAAACATGCCATGATCAAACACACGCAAACTCGAACCCACTCTATACCCCCTGATACGCCTTGCCCGTTAGACTTTTGCACGACTTGAGTCGTGCCATAAAGATTCGCGCTCGCTTTGATTAAACCGCTATAACCCATGATTTTTTTCAAGCCGTTGTAAAACTCTTGACAGCTCTGATCGCTCATGTCCCCACCGGCTTTTTGGCAATTAAGCGCCGGCTGATAGCCAATATTGCCCAATAAAGTCATCATGTTACTTGGCACTTGATCGGCAAAAACATTGTTGGGCAAGTTTAAGATTTGCTCCGCGCTCAAAACCGAAGCGCCTTCTAAGGGCACATAAACGGTGTTATTAAAGCTCCCGGTCGCATAAAGCCCTCTTAAGCCCACGCCCACTGAAAAGCGTTTATTGATAGTGTAGCTCATGCTAGGGGCAAGCTCTACCATCATGATAAACACGTCATGCAAAAATTCCCCCCCCTTACCATTCCATTTCATGCCTAGTCCGCTAGGAGCGGTAAAACTCCCCCCAAAAGTGAAGCCGTTATGCGTGCGCGTTTTATAAAAGAATTTGGGTAAAACAAAATTAGTCGTCCCCGTCCAGCCATTCACGATTTGAGAATCAGGATTTGAAGCGAGGGTTACGACTTTTTGATTGGTTAGATTCATAAGCCCTTGAACCCGATTGATAGCTTGTGATAAGCCATTGGTAGCGGCCGTGTTGCCAAGCGCTTTAAGGATATTGCCAAGCCCTATAGTGTTGATGATGCCTAAAATATTTTGTTGGCTTTTATCAATTTGTAAGCTCGTAACTGAATACAAGCCTTGATTAGTCGTAGGGACTTTAAAGCTAAAGGCCGGGATATTAATCACGGTGGTGGTCATTTCAAATTCGCTTCTGTTTTCACCCCAATCGTTAGTAAAGCCCATATTCGCCGGGTTATAAAAGGAAGCATCAGCCCCCCTAGCCCCAGCGACATACGCCGAGCCTAAAGCCGTGCCATTTAGGCTTTGTTCTTGGATTTTAAAGCCATTGGCATAAGAAAGCAAGGGCAGGCTCAAAGCGATTAAATGGCGTTTTTTGAGCTTTTTAAAATAACAGAATGGGGAAAAGTTTTTCATTGGAGCTCGCTGTCAGCGTTTTCATTATCTTCTAAATCTTGCAAAGAAGGCTCATAGGGTTCAATCCTAATAGCAATTTTTTGCGTCAAATTCTGGAAAGAAATCAGGCCATTTTTTCTTTCATAAAGGATAATTTCCCCGCTTTTTTGAAACCTTTGGATCACGTATTCAGGGGTTAGGTGGCGTTTCCCTAAGCCTTTAAAAATATCCCTCCCTAAAACAATGTCATCAAACAAATCCCCATAGCTCACCTTACCAAACAAATCCCTTGCAGCAATCCATTTAGCCGAACATTTTTGGCTAAAACAAATGTTTCGTTTAGTCATATAAATATCGCCCACTCTTTGGCTGAGCTTATAAAGGGTTACTTCAATATTATGGTCTTTATCGGTTTTAATCGTGCCGTAATCATAAAAGCGAAAAACCGGCGTGTTAATATAAATGAGCCTGAATTGGCGCAAGGCATTCAAAGTCTCTTCTCTTTTTTTATTGGCTTCTTCTTGTCTGATTTGCTCCCTAGTTTTGGGGGTTTGCTTAGAAAAAGGGTACTTGGAGCAAGAGACAAAAAAAAGCGTCATGAAAAATAATAAAAAAGCGTTTTTAAAATACCGCATGGTTATAGAGTAAGAGGGTTTATCCTCTCGCTCCGCTCAAAATACGATACCAAATCCTGCCGTCTAATTTAAGCTCCATGCTCACTTGACACAAGCCGTCTTTATAGATGGTCTCAGTGATTTCAGCGTTACGAATGAGAGCATTCACCCTCGTTTTAATCACGGAATTTTGTAAAACCATGTCTTTGACGGTGTCTTGAGCGTTCACCCTGATGCCATACATTTTTTCACCCAATTGGCGGTAGCCATCAACAATAGCGGCTCGCTTGGCTAAAGCTAGGGCTTGAGAGGGCGAAATGGTGGATTCTGGAGCCACGCCCATGCCCACTGCGTTCAATTCAATGACATTATTAGGCGTGAGAATGGGGGTGTTAGGGATAGCGTTAGTGGGGTTAGAGCTAATGATGGGCTGATCGTTATTCTCAAGGCGAGGGCTTGGGAGAGACTGAATGCTCTTTCTGGGGGTGAAATTGGTTGGGGGATAAATGGGGGCTTGCAAGCCATTAGCTGAAGGGGGGATTAACTGAGCGTTAGTGTTACGCTTTTTAAAAAGACTGCAACCACTTATCAAAAGAGAGGCAACAAGCAATGAATTAATACCAAAAAAGGCAGTGTGCAAACGCATGGGCATTTTCCTTAAAATGAGTTCATCAAGTCTATTATATCATTTTTGAAGGGATTTGTCATGCGGATATTCTTATTAAGCTTATAAGGCTAGTGAGCTTTAAGTTTAAAGTCTAGGGGTTATGATTTATTTTTGGCTTTCCTAAAATTTTTAATAGGGATAACTCAATTTTTTAAAAAAGGGGGATTTTAATGGCTTGATTGTATCGTTTTAAGGTTTTATTCTTATAATAAAACCCATTTTTTAAGTTTGATTTTTAAATTCATTTTCTTAAGGGGGTAGGGGGCATTTTGAAAAATTCTCCCCTACAACCCACAACTAAAACCCCCTAAAAAGCGCTTTTTAAGAGATTATCGCTTGTTTTTTGAAAGATCTTTTTAATTGTAAAAAATGCTTTGAATATTTTTTAAATAAGATGAGAAATAAAATATTTTTTTGAGTGCTTTTTAAGGATAAGATTAAATTTTTAATAATAATTCAAAAAGAGTTTTTAATTTTTTTTAATTTTTTAACTACCAACTTTTTTCACAAATAACACAAACAACGACTATTTTAAATCCTTATGGTAGTAAAAATAGTGCAAATGGTGTCCTTGGCGGGATTCGAACCCACGACCTTACGATTAGGAATCATACGCTCTATCCAGCTGAGCTACAAGGACATAATAAAGCAAGAAACTTACCATCTGTTGGTAAGCCCCTTGCTGAGTGGATCAAATTTACTTGCCTTCTTCAACTTTTTGTTTAAGGATTTTACCGGGTTTGAATTTAGGTACTCGTTTGTCTTCGGTTTTATAAGTTTTATCGCTTCCTGGAACTTTACCCTCTTTGCCTTTTTGCTCTGCGGTTTCAAATTTGCCAAAACCAACCAACTCCACGCTCTCACCCTTGCTTAAAGCTGTTTCTACCGCTAGAGTAAAGGCACTGATCGCTTCTTCGGCTTCTCTTTTGCTGTTGTATTTACCCGCTTCTTTAACCAAATCAATAAATTCCGCTTTGTTCATGTGGATAACCCCTTTTCTAATAGATGCCAAAACCAAGCGTTCAATCGCTTAGCCTGACTGATTGAGCGGTAATTATAATCAAATCCTAAAGATAAATCAAGCAAAAACGCTTTTTTAAGGGGGTTTAATGCATAAAAAATTAGTTTTGCTGGACGCTCTTTTTATCTTTAGCGTTAAGGATTAAAGGCGTGCCTAAAAAATTAAATTCTTTCCTTAAGGTGTTGATCAAATAGCGTTTGTAACTGAAATGCAAGGCTTTAGGGCGATTCATTATAAGAGAGATTTGAGGGGTTTGGTGGCAAATTGCGTGGCGTAATACACTTTCACTAATTTCCCGCCATCGCTTGGCAAGGGGTGTTTTTGGGTGGCTTGAGAAATCACGCTATTGAGCAAGCTCGTGGGAATGCGTTTGGAAAAACACTCATAGACTTCTATGATTTTATGCTTGATTTCATCTATATGGCACGCTTTTAAGCAGCTGGTTGTGATCACGGGGGCGTATTCTAAAAAACGGAATTTCCTTTTTAAAGTTGCCATGATTTCTTCATAAGGGGCGTAGCGGATGTCCCATTTGTTTAAAATGAGAATGATGCCTAAAGAGTGTTTATCCGCTAAAGAGCTAATTTTTTCGTCTAATTCCACAAAAGGAGCGCTCACGTCTAAAACTAAAAGCGCGATGTGGGATTTTTCTAAGGCTTTTTGCGTGCGTTCTAGGGCGTATTTTTCAATGCCTAAAATCTTACCCCTATGCCTGATGCCAGCGGTATCCACAAAGCAGATTTTTTGATCGCCTATGAGAATGGTTTCATCTATGGGATCAATGGTCGTGCCAGCCACGCTAGAGACAAGACTCCTTTCTTTTTTCGTGAGCACGTTTAAAAGCGAGCTTTTGCCCACATTCACTCTCCCAATGATGCCTACTTGAATGATTTCTTCTTCTTTATTTTCTTCTAAAGCGTTATTAGGGGTTTCTAAGCTTTCTAAAATATCCGCATCCAAATCTTGCTCTATGATTTGATTTAAATTCAGCGTACTCAATACCGCATCAATTAATGCACTAATGCCCCTATTGTGCGAAACGGAGATATTAAAACTCTTTGGCATGCCAAAAGAAGAAAACGCATAAGCTCGCTCTTTTTCTTTGTCGTTATCAATCTTATTGATCACTAAAAAGCAGTTAGGGTTGATCTTAAAAACCTCTCTAAAAAGCTTGATGTCTTCATCGCTAGGGATAGACTTGCCATCCACAACGTATAAAATCAAATCGCTCATTTGAGCGGCTTTTAAATTAAGGGCTTTGATTTCTTTAGACAAAAGAGCGTCTTTAGCCATGCCCCCTGTGTCTAGCAATTCCACTTCATGGCCATTTAGTGCGATTTTTCGTTTGTTAATGTCTCGTGTAGTGCCTGCAAAATCTGAAGTGATAGCGATCCTTTCTCTAGCCAAGCGGTTAAATAGTGAGCTTTTCCCCACATTAGGCTGGCCTAAAATCGCAATGGTTTTTAAAGTTTTATGGCTTGTATTCATCTTTTTTATCGCTTCAATTTAATCAAAATTAGATTACAATATTATAGTTATTTAAAGCTTAAATAAGGGTCTGGCATTGTTTTTAGTCAAAAAAATAGGCGTGGTAATAATGATTTTAATATGCTTTTTAGCTTGCTCGCAAGAGAGGTTTATCAAATTGCAAAAAAAAACCCAAGAGCAAGAAAATGACGGCTCTAAACGCCCCAGCTATGTGGATTCGGATTATGAAGTCTTTAGCGAAACGATTTTTTTACAAAACATGGTGTATCAGCCTACAGAAGAAAAAGATTCTTTCGCCCAACTGACTAAAGATGAAAACGATTCTTTTAACCCCGAAACTTCTGTGATTTTATTGAATGAGCCAAGCGATAACGATACAAAAAACCCGCCCTTATACCCAAATGAGTCTCACAACAACACTAATAATGCCAATAATGATATAAAAAACCCGTTCCTTTACAAACCGAAAAGAAAAACAAAAAATCCAAAACTCATTGAATATTCCCAACAAGATTTCTACCCCTTAAAGAATGGGGATATTGTGATGAGTAAAGAAGGGGATCAATGGTTGGTAGAAATCAAATCCAAAGCCTTGAAGCGTTTTTTAAAAGATCAAAACGATAAAGATCGCCAGATCCAAACTTT from Helicobacter pylori harbors:
- a CDS encoding HU family DNA-binding protein, coding for MNKAEFIDLVKEAGKYNSKREAEEAISAFTLAVETALSKGESVELVGFGKFETAEQKGKEGKVPGSDKTYKTEDKRVPKFKPGKILKQKVEEGK
- the pseB gene encoding UDP-N-acetylglucosamine 4,6-dehydratase (inverting), with product MPNHQNMLDNQTILITGGTGSFGKRFARKVLDTTNAKKIIVYSRDELKQSEMAMEFNDPRMRFFIGDVRDLERLNYALEGVDICIHAAALKHVPIAEYNPLECIKTNIMGASNVINACLKNEVSQVIALSTDKAANPINLYGATKLCSDKLFVSANNFKGSSQTQFSVVRYGNVVGSRGSVVPFFKKLVQNKASEIPITDIRMTRFWITLDEGVSFVLKSLKRMHGGEIFVPKIPSMKITDLAKALAPNTPTKIIGIRPGEKLHEVMIPKDESHLALEFEDFFIIQPTISFQTPKDYTLTKLHEKGQKVAPDFEYSSHTNNQWLEPDDLLKLL
- the thiD gene encoding bifunctional hydroxymethylpyrimidine kinase/phosphomethylpyrimidine kinase yields the protein MVKVYPQVLSIAGSDSGGGAGIQADLKAFQTLGVFGTSVITCITAQNTQGVHGVYPLSVESVEAQILAIRDDFSIKAFKMGALCNNQIIECVADALETCDFGLCVLDPVMVAKNGALLLEEEAILSLKKRLLPKTNLLTPNLPEVYALTGVQVRDDKSASKAMGILRDLGVKNAVIKGGHTERFQGEFSNDWVFLEDIEFILNAKRFNTKNTHGTGCVLSSLIVGLLAQGLDLKNAITKAKELLTIIIQNPLNIGHGHGPLNLWSVKKLV
- the coaBC gene encoding bifunctional phosphopantothenoylcysteine decarboxylase/phosphopantothenate--cysteine ligase CoaBC yields the protein MNFLEDLFYPLRLLENKRVLLLVSGSIAAYKSLELVRLLFKSGASIQVVMSESAKKFIKPLSFEALSHHKVLHDRNEKWYYNHQNALHHNHIACAANADLLIFAPLSANSLSKIAHALADNTISATFLACASPKILAPSMNTNMLNSPITQSNLKRLKDSNHIILDTQNGLLACDTKGDGAMAEPLEILFKAAQTLLKDAYFENREVIIMGGASIEKIDSVRIISNLSSGIQASALALALYFKGAKVTLIASSFPTPLPKEIASVSVSDTASYENALNNAANNLQKHALKPLLFNLAAISDYLPKTSFNHKLKKSELGETLNIECVQNKDLLASVNPNQFVKIGFKAEDDQQNAIKNAQNLLKPFQDNGKDCSVAALNLIKDSRPFGSLENELWLFSHKKTQKIPSMNKLEASFKILDFIKDNAL
- the thiM gene encoding hydroxyethylthiazole kinase — translated: MFCKIKEILRRLVVLKELRQKRPLVHNITNYVAAQFVANGLLALGASPLMSDAIAEMPDLAKISDALAINIGTLNDRTILCAKEAIKRYKALNKPIVLDPVGCSASALRYDTSLELLESEGVSALRGNAAELGSLVGISCESKGLDSHDANTPVEIIKRAAQKYSVIAVMTGKTDYVSDGKKVLSITGGSEYLALITGAGCLHSAACASFLGLKKDPLDSMAQLCAFYKQAAFNAQKKVLENNGSNGSFLFYFLDALSLPIKLENSLIKEVL
- a CDS encoding thiamine phosphate synthase; the encoded protein is MFDANCLKLMFVAGSQDFYHIKGGKNDRINALLDTLELALQSQITAFQFRQKGDLALQDPTQIKRLALECQKLCQKYGAPFIINDEVRLALELKADGVHVGQEDMAIEEVITLCKKRLFIGLSVNTLEQALKARHLDHIAYLGVGPIFPTPSKKDAKQVVGVELLKKIRDSGVKKPLIAIGGITMHNASKLREYGGIAVISAITQAKDKALAVGKLLNNA